CCGGTCATAACCATTCTTCTCCATCAACCCCCGCAGGAAAGCCAAAAGCGTGCTGCCGTCGTGCAAGCCTATATGCTCAAATGCTAAAGTGTCAGCAAAGCCCACGGATTTTCGCTCGGCCAAGGCATGTTTTTCTGGAACGGCCAGCAGTAAACGATCGGTTGAGAACCGGATCGCCTCTAGTCCGGTCTGATCGACATCGCCGGACACAATGCCCAAATCCGCAGTGCCGTCGCGGATTGCGCGGACAATGTCTTGTGTCAGTCTTTCCTGAATATCGATGGTGACCCCAGGCCGGGAGGCCAGAAATTTAGCCAGCACCTCGGGCATGAATTCAGTGATGGCGGTGGTATTGGCAAAGATGCGGACATGGCCGGACGTGTCACTATCGGATCCGGTAAAATCGTCGCGCAAATAGTCGATCTGGCGAAGTATGATCCGGGCATGGCGCAAAAATGTCT
This portion of the Parasedimentitalea marina genome encodes:
- a CDS encoding LysR substrate-binding domain-containing protein; protein product: MHFDFTDLRLFVHIAEAGNLTQGAAQTFLSAPAASARIRALEAGLEAQLLYRGNKGVSLTQSGETFLRHARIILRQIDYLRDDFTGSDSDTSGHVRIFANTTAITEFMPEVLAKFLASRPGVTIDIQERLTQDIVRAIRDGTADLGIVSGDVDQTGLEAIRFSTDRLLLAVPEKHALAERKSVGFADTLAFEHIGLHDGSTLLAFLRGLMEKNGYDRALRVKLRSFEAMCRMIEAGVGIGIIPESAARRHTKTMRIALVSIDDSWALRERYVLVRSLAALPGAGRALVDELVQNAAGGRK